The nucleotide sequence CTGTCGCCCGACCTGGAGCTGCCCATCAAGAAGAAGCCGCCGGAGGCCGACATCGAGGCGGCCACCGGGCTGGGCTCGATGTCCTTCTGGCTGACGTCCCACGGCCGCAACAGCTCCGGCAAGAAGCAGCCGAGCCGCCTGCGCTTCTTCGCCACGCAGGAGACGGAAGGCGGCCCGAAGCTGGTGGGGCGGCCCTATTCGCACCTGCTGGATGACCTGCTCGCGGACTCCCGGCTCGCCCGCTTCGGGCTGGCGGAGGCAGAGGCGCTGGCGCCGAAGTCTCCGGGGGGACTGAACATCGAGGGCATGACGGCGACGGCGGATGAGAGCGCCATCCTCATCGGCTTCCGCAGCCCCGTGCCCGAGGGGCGGGCGCTGGTGGTGCCGGTGCTGAACCCGAAGGAGCTGGTGGACGGAACCACCCGGGCGCGCCTGGGCGAGCCCCGGCTGCTGGACCTGGGAGGGCTGGGCATCCGCTCCCTGTCCTGGTGGCGCGGGCGCTACCTCATCATCAGCGGCGGCACCGCGAGCGAGGCCACCTCGCGCCTGTTCACCTGGCGCGGCGGCGACGATGCGCCAGTGCCCGTGCCCGACATCGACCTCACCGGCCTCAACCCCGAGGCCTTCTTCACGCCCGAGCAGGTGGATGAAATCCTGCTCCTGAGCGACGACGGCACCGTCCCGCTCGACGGAGTCGAGTGCAAGAAGCTGAAGGACCCGACCCGCAAGCGCTTCCGTGGCGTGTGGGTCAAGCTGCCGCCCGAGCAGACCTGAGCGGGGCCGAGACTTCCCGGCCGCGAGGCGCCGTCAGACTGTGGGCCCCAAGGTAAGGTGGGGCTCCTCCGCGAGCCCCTGCTGGAGCTCGGTACGAAGTTGGCATCCGGCATCGGGGCGCTGGAGCCTTCGCCATCAGGCCCTGGCTCTCGAGGTGGAGGTGGGAGCGCCTCCGCGAGCCCTGCTGACGCTCCGTGCGAGCTCGGCATCCGGGCGCTGGCGCCTCGGCCGCCATGTCCGATGGGCACCCCCGCCCGCCACCCGGAGCGCAATGGGGTTGCTCGTCACGGGCGAGCGGAGCCGTGACCCGAGCTGAGGTAGGCTCAGTGCCGCATGCAGCTGGCCATTCCTCATGCTCCCCGGAAGGTACGACTGTCCCAGGTGCCCGGCGCCATGGGGCGCCTCGTGCGCGGCGTCGTGCTCGGCATCGCGGCCATGATGCTCTTCGGCACGGGCGCGGCCCTGGCGGGCCGCTTCTTCGTGGAGGAGCAGGCCTTCGCCTCACGCGCGGAGGAGGTGGAGGCGCTGGTGGTGGCCTCACGCCTGCCGCCGCCGGATGCCCGCGACGGGGCGGAGGGCGCGCTGGAGGTCATCTACACCTTCCAGGACAAGGAGCACTCCGTCGCCAACGTGCGGACCTTCGCCGAGTACGCGGAGGGGCTGGGGCGGGGTGCTCGCATCCGGCTGCTGGTGGACCCGGCGGTACCGGACCGGCCCCGGGAGGCGGGCTTCGCGCGGGCGCGGGCCTCGCGGGTGGGGCTGCTGCCATGGGGCCTGGCCCTGGGGGCGCTGGTGGCGGTGGGCTTCTTCACCTGGGAGGTGCGCCGGCTGTGGCGCGCGGAGGTGGAGCCGCTGCGGCTGGGCGCGCTGGTGTGGCTGACGCCCGACGCGCCGCTGCCGGAGTCCCGGGGCGAGGTGGTGTTCCCGGCGACCTACTTCCGCCAGGACGTGAAGCACGCGGTGCGGGCGCGGGTGAGGCCCGGGCGGGCGCCGGTGCGCAACGGGGACAAGGTCCTGGCGGCGGTGCTGCCCCGTCAGCCCGGCTGGGCGCGCGTCATCGACCAGGACCTGGCGAAGGACCTGGGCTGGGTGCGCTGACCGGGGACCGTTGGGGCCGAAAAGTTGCCGGTGGCATGGGGCCGTGTGACACACGCCTGTAGCTTGCTGTCCGCCGGAGGAACCCATGCCCTCGCGCCTCGCTCTCGTGCTCCCCGTGCTGTTGTTGCTCGTCCCGGGCGCGGTGGGCGCGGCGAAGCGGAATGAGGCCGAGGAGGCCTACGAGGGCGCCCGCCGGGCCTACTACGCGCTGAAGGACGACGCGTCCCGGCGCAAGCTGCGCCACCACTGGCTCAACGTGGTGCGCAAGTTCGAGGCCGTGGCCAGCCGCCACCCGAAGTCGGACCGTGCGCCGGATGCCCTCTTCACCGCCGGCGAGCTGCTTCAGGAGCTGAGCCGCGTCTCCTTCGTGGAGGAGGACCTGAAGTCGGCCATCTCCCACTACAAGCAGGTGCGCGATGGGTACCCGAAGCACCGGCTGGCGGACGACGCGGCGCTGGCGCTGGCGCGCATCCATGTCAACCGGCTGGACCAGCCGGACGCGGCGCGCCGCATCCTGACGGAGACGCTCGCCACCAACGGCAGGGGAGACCAGGCGAAGGACATGCGGGCGCTGCTGGCCACGCTGCCTGCGTCCAAGGGGGCTCCCAAGGTGGCGCCGGAGCTCAAGCCCGCGCCCGCGAAGCCCGCGCCCACCGAGGAGGAGCGCGCCCCCATGGTGGCCCAGGTGTCCCCGCCGGCCGAGCGCCCCGGGTCCGCGCTGGTGGACGCCATCGAGAAGATTGCCCGCGAGCCGTCGCCCAGGCTTCCCCGGTTGGACCCGGCCCCGCCGGTGTCCGGCGGTTCCGAGGGCAAGGGGCTGGACGCGGCGGTGGCGGCGGCCCTGGCGGCGAAGGAGGTCAAGGCGGCTCCCTCGGAGGCCCAGGCCGCGGCCACCCCCGTGACGCAGCCCGGGGCCGAGTCGAAGCCGGCCCGGGACACGAAGGCGACCGAGTCGCAGGCCGTGGCGTCCTCGCAGAAGAAGCCCGAGGCCGAGGCGGCGCGGGACACGCAGGCGTCCGCGGCCGTCGCCGCGCGCGACGTGAAGCCCGAGCCGGTGCCCGCGAAGACCGAAGCGCGGGACGCGAAGTCCGCCGAGCCGCACATCACCGTCGCCGCGCCCGAGCCGCCGAAGCCCATCACCCGTCCGGTGGACGACCAGGTGGCGCAGGCGCGGCTGAAGGCCGTGGCGAAGCAGTCCCGCAGCGCGGAGCTGACGCTGGCGGAGCAGCTCGGGCTCAAGGTGCGGCGCGTGGTCATCGACCCGGGCCACGGCGGGCATGACACGGGCGCCATCGGCAAGGAGGGGACGCGGGAGAAGGACGTGGCCCTGTCCGTGTCGAAGAAGCTGGCGGAGGCGCTGCGCGAGAAGGGGCTGGAGGTGGTGCTGACGCGCGAGGATGACCGGTTCATCCGCCTGGAGGACCGGGCGAAGTTCGCCAACGCCGAGCACGGCGACCTCTTCATCTCCATCCACTGCAACGCGGCGGCGAAGCGCAAGCTGCGCGGCATCGAGACGTACACGCTGAACACGTCCGCGGACCGCTACTCCATCCGGCTGGCGGCGCGTGAGAACGAGTCGTCGGAGAAGGGCATCAGCGACCTGCAGTTCATCCTGGCGGACCTGGCGACGAAGGCCAACACGGAGGAGTCGTCGCGGCTGGCGAACCAGGTGCAGCGCTCGCTCGTGTCGGGCCTGTCGCGCAAGTACACGGGCATCAAGGACCTGGGGCACAAGGAGGCGCTGTTCTACGTGCTGCTGGGCGTGAAGATGCCGGCCATCCTGGTGGAGACCTCCTTCCTGTCCCACCCGGAGGAGGAGGAGCGCCTGGCCTCGGGCGAGTACCAGGCCGAGGTGGCCAAGGCGATTGCCCACGGCGTGGAGGAGTTCCTCAGCGACCGCCGCCGCGTGGCGAAGGTGGACTGAGGCCCATGCCTGGGAATGGGCTGACCTCAAAGGTCGCGCTGACCCCACTGCGTGCCATTCATTGACATCCAACCCCCTGGAATTGCATGAGCTCCAGGTGGCACCTGTCTTGCTAGCACCGCGCGTGTCAGAAGCCTGACACCCCGGGCACGTAGCGGGAGTGGCTCCCGTCGCGTGACCCGATCCGCCCCCGATTCCGGAAGGGCGACGACGCGGCAAGAGCTGGAAGGTGTATGAGATTGACGAGGTTTCGTTGGTGTGTCGCAGCGGCGGCCAGTGCAGGGCTCCTGGCGTGTGGTTCTCCCGCTGAGCAGTCAGCTTCCACCGAGCTGGCGTCCCAGGAGCAGCGCGCGGCGGGCGAGCTGAACACGAACATCCTGCGTGTGAGGGCACTCCTCACGAACCAGAATCCGCAGGTGCTGGAGTTGATAGCGCTCCAGCCGTCGTATTCCACCAGCGCACGCGCGGACAGCACCCAGCCCACGGGGTATACCGCCACGAGCTCCGACGGCGTTCGGACGAGCCTGCTGGAGTTCAACTTCGAGATGCTGGTGGAGGCGGGCGCGGGCGGCGCCAATGGCGTCCGCTACCGGGTCAGCGCGGGGCGCAGCATCGGCAACTCCTCGTTCCAGTTCCCGCCCGTCGACAACGTGGTTGTCAGGACACCGGACGTGCAGCCCGCGCCCACCCAGGTGCAGCTCGACAGCTGCGTCGGGGTCCTCCAGTTCTCGCTCGGTCAGGATTCGACGTGCACCACCGCGCCTGGAGACTCGCGGAGCATGTCCGCGGGCATCGGTCTGTTCGAGCGCCAGGGGAAGTACCTCGGGTTCGTCCGTGGCGGCGTTCCCCAGAACATCAGTGTCTTCTACACGGTGCGGACGGGCACCACCGTGTACTCGAACTCGACCACGGTCCAGGCGACTGCGGGCTGTGATGAGATTGTTCCCGTCTGCATCGTCGCGCAGCAGCCTCCGCCTCCGCCCGACCCGCTGCCGGTGCCCCCTCTGGGTGGGCTGAGCGGCCCGTGGGAGCTGTCGGGAGAAACGCCCATCTCCCGCAGCGTCAACGTCCTCGGCGGCCCCCGCCCCGACTACTCGAACCGGACGAGGAGCGACACGACGCCCTCGGCGCCCATCAGTGAGCCGAGCACCTGGTGGAGCCTGGGGAGCCTGGCCGAGGGCAGCGGCTATCGCATGACGACCAGCGCGCGCCTCGGGCCCTCCCGGCATTTCATGGAGGTCAACACCGGGTATGCGGTGGATGGCATCTCGGTCATCGCGAACCAGACCACCCCCGTCACGAGGGTGGTGGACGGCGTGAGCCGGTATCCCTACGTGATGCAGCCCGCGTACCTCCACGGCGAGCTCCGCCTGGTGGACCCGTACGTCACCCAGCATCCGGGCGCTCCCAGCTCGCTCCAGTCGCTCATGTTCTCGGCGGACTTCGACGCCAATGGAGACGGGATACCCGACAGGTTGATGAACCAGGGAACCTATCTCTCCGCCAGCAGCTCCCCCAGCGCGACCAATGGCAGTGTCGGCGCGCGCTTCAATCCGGCGACCGGAGAGCTCGCGAGCCAGTACGAGCTCGTCCTGGCGAGCCCCTTCAACCTTCGCAGGACGTGGACGCAGGCCCTGGTGCTCCGGTTCGAGGCGGGCCCGCAGGGCGGCGGCGCAGGAGCATTCATCCTCCGCCAGAACCAGAACACGCATCAGCTGGGGGCCGGAGAGCGTGGTCGCATCGACCACGCGTATTGCTTCAACGAAGTCCAGCTCGACTACTGGACGGCGCTGGGGCGTCTCTACAATCCCCGGGCTCTCATCAACGGCGGCTTCACCGGCACGGACTGGCGGGGCCGGCCGGCCGCGTATCAGCTGCTGAGCGGCGACTTCACGGGCACCCCGAGCGCCAGCCAGCCCGCGACCCGGGGCTCCATCCGGATGTCGCTCCCGGAGGGCACCTACACCGTGGCTCGGTCGGCGGTGATGGTGAATGCCAATGGCCAGACGAACAACGCCAACTTCTCACCGCTCCCGCTGGTGCTGGGGTGTGGGCAGCGGCTGAAGATCGTGCCTCCGCACACGGTGTCCATCGCGCCCAACAGCGAGTGCTCGGCGACCGGAGAGGCGCCCGTGTCGGGCATCGTGAGGAGCAGCGGCACCGAGGTGGACCGCATCTGGTACCAGGTCAATGGCGGCCCCGAGGTGACGCTGTGCACGAACTGCGGCATCGAGCCGACCTTCTCGTTCACCGTGCCGCTCCAGGCCTGTGCGAACGAGATTCGCGTCTTCGCCTTCACCGAGGGGATGCCGGAGGCCTCGTCCGGCGCCCAGCAGATCGTCTGGGACGACCCCAACGACGGGCCGAGCTGCGAGGGCTCGGCCTGTGTGGCCCGGACGAACCTGCCGCCCGTGGCGCGCTGCCAGGACGTGACGGTGGTCGCCAACGGCACGTGCAGCGGGTGTGGCTCGGTGAATGCGAGTTCGTATGACCCGGACCCGGGCGACACCATCACCTGCGTGCAGTCGCCGGAGTGTGCGTCCGGCGTCGGCTCGCGGCAGGTGACGCTCACCTGCACGGACTCGGAGGGGGTGTCCTCTTCGTGTACCGCGATGGTGACGGTGGAGGACCAGACGCCGCCGACGCTCATCTGCCCGGCGCCCATCGTCGTGCAGGCCACGGAGCCCGAGGGCGCCCAGGTCACTCCCGGGACGGCCACTGTCGGTGATGCCTGCTCCACGCCCCAGGTCTCCGGGCCGCAGGCCGGGACATACGTGGCGGGAACGCACACGGTGACGTACACGGCCACGGATGGCGCCGGGAACCAGGCGACCTGCAACTCCACCATCCAGGTGCTGGAAGCGCCCAACCCGCCCACCGTCACCCTGGGCAACCAGCCGCGCTATACGCAGCTGACGCACCACACGCTCTGGGGCTATGCAACGCCCGGCGTCTCGGGCGCCGCCGTCACGGAGGTCTACTTCACCGTGGATGGGGGCCCGCACCTGGCGCCCACCACGGTGAACCCCGTCGGCGGCTACAACAACGTCGAGGTGGACCTCGCGGAAGGCACGCACGTCATCGAGATGGTGGCCATCGACGCGGCGGGAGTCCGGAGGAGCCGGACGACGACCATCACCGTGGACCTCACCCCCCCGGTGCTCACCGTGCTCTCGCCGACCGCCGGCCAGGAGCTCTCGTCCCCCGTGGTGCAGGTGGTGTCGTCTGTCACAGACGTGTCGCCCACGCGGGTGTGGACGCAGTGGGTGATGGACAGCGAGGTGCCGAGCGGCACGGGCACCGTCACCCACCAGGTGGACCTGGTGAACCGGGGAGACCGCGTCATCTTCGTCCGCGCCGTGGACGCGGCGGGGAATGTCACGGAGCGATTCCTCCAGGTCTTCATCGGCCCGGAGCCGCTGTCTCCGCTCGCCCGTGACGCCGACGTGGCGCCCCAGGTGGGAATGGCTCACTGAGAAATGCCGGAGGGGCGCTCGGCTTCACGCGCCCCTCCGGGCGGTACTCCCGGCCAGCAGTGCCCTGAACCGCGGGCTACTTCTCGCTGCGCTCGCGGACGTCGAACCGGCCCGCCTTCACCTGGTGCCGGTCGATGGTCAGGGTGTCCGCCTTCAGCGTCCCCCGGACGTCCAGGGCGTAGTCGTTGTAGACGGCCTCCACCGTCCGGGCCCGGAGGTCACCTCCGATGATGACGGGCCCTTCCGTGTAGAAGGCATTGCACTCGAAGTCGCCGCCCACGAAGAGCTGGCGCCCCTGGCGGTTCGCGGCATCGCCCTTCACCGTCAGGTTCCCCGTCACCATCAGCGAGCCCACGCCCAGGTTCCCGTCCACCACCAGGTCGCCGTGGTGGATGGACACATTCTTGGAGACCTTCTTGACGGTCTTCTGCTTCGGCGCGCGGGTCGACACCTCGCGGATGAGCCCGATGCAGGCGAACACCAGCTCCGGCTGCATGGCGCCGTGCTCCTCGATGCTCGCGTAGAGCCCGTCGAGGGTGACCGAGTGCTCCTCGACGAAGACGCTCTCCATGAACGTCGCCAGCGCGGCGAGGGGGCCCGGCGCGGCGCCCGCCAGGTAGCGGGTGACGGCCTCCTCGCTGAGCTCCTTGAGCTTCTTCGGCGGAGGCGGCCGCTGGGACTTCGTCTTCTTCAGGAGCTCGACCAGCAGCGGGACGACGCTCTTGCTGTGCCGCGAGCTTCGCGCGACGGCCAGGACCGTCCTTCCAAAGGGGTCCTTCCCTCTCGGGTCCACGCCGTTGTCGATGAGGAACTGGACGACCCGGTCGGCTCCGAACTCCGCGGCCCGGTGGATGGGCGTGTCCCAGCCCATCGTCGCGTGGATGTCGGCCCCGTACTCCCTCAGGAGGCGGATCAGCTCGACGTTGTTCTGGGTCACCGCGACGGCCAGGGGCGTGTGGTTGTTGACTGTCTTGAAGTCCAGGCTCACGCCCTCGGACAGGAGCTGGCGGATCTTCCCGACGACCTCGGCGTTGCGCGCCTGCTGCTTGCCCAGGAGTTCGAGGTACTCGGCCTCTGGAAGCTCGGCCTTCTTGTAGGTCTGGGTGTAGTGCAGGTTGTCGATCTGCTGCATCAGCCTGACCAGCTCGTGTTGCGCGTCCGTCATGCCTCCGTCGTAGGCCATACCCACCGCGCTTGCCATTACTCTGTGCAAGTCCGCAAATACTGTAACACTGGCAAATCAAGCAAGTGGTGGCACCATGTCGGGGCGCGCCCGCGTGCATCCGGACGTCACTTCCTGACGTCGGGTTCGTGGGCGGAGGTCCCGCTTCATGTCACTCCATTTGAATGGAAGTCCGCTGTCCCGTCGGTCCCTTGCTTCGGCAGCGTGCTCGCTGTCGGCGGCCCTCGTCATCGCCTGCGGCGCGGCGCCGGAAGCGCCCCCCGAGACGCACGAGGGCGTCTCGTCCGCCGCGCTGACGGAGCTGGTGGTCAACGGCACGTTCAGCGGGACGACGACGGCCCCGTGGTGGAGCGGGCCCAACACCTCGTCGCGCGTGGACGCGGGGCGGTGGCGGGTCGACGTGGCCGGCGGCACCGTCAACCCGTGGGACGCGCCCATCGGCCAGGACGGCATCGTGCTCGCCAACGGGCAGGCCTACACGCTGTCGTTCACCGCCTCGGCCACGGCGCCCGTCACCGTGCGCGCGACGGTGCAGCTGGGGAGCGCGCCGTACACCGCGCCGCTGGACCAGCAGATCTCCCTGGACGGCACGCCGCGGCGGTTCACGTTCCCCTTCACCTCGTCGCTGAGCACCGGGGCCGGGCAGGTGACGTTCCAGGTCGGCGGCCGTGGGGCCTTCACCCTGCACCTGGACGACATCTCGCTCACCACGGGGAGCAGCACCGGCTCCGGGCCGCTGGGGATGACCAGCGGCTTCTACGTGGACCCGAACTCCAACCCCGCCACCTGGGTGCGGAACAACAGCTGGGATTCACGCGCGGCGCGCATCCAGTCGGCCATTGCCAGCAGGCCCGGGGCGCGCTGGTTCGGCAACTGGAGCGGGGACATCGCCTCGGCGGTGTCCGGCTTCGTCGCCGCCGCGGACGCGGCGGACAAGCTGCCCGTGCTGGTGGCGTACAACATCCCCGGCCGCGACTGCGGCAGCCACTCCGGAGGCGGCGCGGGCAGCCCCGAGGCGTACCGCACGTGGATCTCCAACTTCGTCACGGGCCTGGGCACCCGCCCGGCCATCGTCATCATCGAGCCGGACGCCGTCGCCCAGCTGGACTGCCTGCCCAATGACACCGAGCGCCAGACGCGACTGGGCCTCTTGCGCTACGCCACCGAGCAGCTCCGCGCCCGTGCGCCCAACACGTGGGCCTACCTGGATGGCGGCAACGCCACGTGGATTGCCGCCGATACCATGGCCCAGCGCCTGGAGTCCGCTGGCGCGCGCAACATCCGCGGCTTCGCCCTCAACGTGTCGAACTTCCACACCACCGCCGCGTCCGCCTCGTACGCCTCGGCCGTGAACACCGCGCTGAACAACCGGTACGGCTACACGCTGCCGTTCGTGGTGGACACCAGCCGCAACGGCAATGGCTCCAACGGGGAGTGGTGCAACCCCGGCGGCCGCAGGCTCGGCACCCCGTCGCAGGTGGGCGGCGGCGCGGAGCTGCTGCTGTGGGTGAAGGTCCCCGGGGATTCGGACGGTCAGTGCGGCATCGCCCCGAATACGCCCGCGGGCACGTTCAGCCCCGACCTGGCCATCCGCCTCATCGACGGGACCTGAGCCACCGCGGGCCGGGGAGGTCCCGGCCCGCCTCCGCGCTCAGACGGGGACGGCCTTCCTCATGGCGATTCACAGTGGAGCAGGGTCTCCTCGTAGACGGGGCCGAGCAGCATGCGGTTTCCAGAGACCGC is from Pyxidicoccus xibeiensis and encodes:
- a CDS encoding DUF3616 domain-containing protein codes for the protein MRLAFICVGVLATGCAARGVPEQPAGVPMSSAAAPSANVGGAGAHAPVVFEGMCDASGAVALGGELFVVGDDEDNILRVYDARRGGVPVQRVDLSPDLELPIKKKPPEADIEAATGLGSMSFWLTSHGRNSSGKKQPSRLRFFATQETEGGPKLVGRPYSHLLDDLLADSRLARFGLAEAEALAPKSPGGLNIEGMTATADESAILIGFRSPVPEGRALVVPVLNPKELVDGTTRARLGEPRLLDLGGLGIRSLSWWRGRYLIISGGTASEATSRLFTWRGGDDAPVPVPDIDLTGLNPEAFFTPEQVDEILLLSDDGTVPLDGVECKKLKDPTRKRFRGVWVKLPPEQT
- a CDS encoding DUF3592 domain-containing protein, which produces MQLAIPHAPRKVRLSQVPGAMGRLVRGVVLGIAAMMLFGTGAALAGRFFVEEQAFASRAEEVEALVVASRLPPPDARDGAEGALEVIYTFQDKEHSVANVRTFAEYAEGLGRGARIRLLVDPAVPDRPREAGFARARASRVGLLPWGLALGALVAVGFFTWEVRRLWRAEVEPLRLGALVWLTPDAPLPESRGEVVFPATYFRQDVKHAVRARVRPGRAPVRNGDKVLAAVLPRQPGWARVIDQDLAKDLGWVR
- a CDS encoding N-acetylmuramoyl-L-alanine amidase, whose translation is MPSRLALVLPVLLLLVPGAVGAAKRNEAEEAYEGARRAYYALKDDASRRKLRHHWLNVVRKFEAVASRHPKSDRAPDALFTAGELLQELSRVSFVEEDLKSAISHYKQVRDGYPKHRLADDAALALARIHVNRLDQPDAARRILTETLATNGRGDQAKDMRALLATLPASKGAPKVAPELKPAPAKPAPTEEERAPMVAQVSPPAERPGSALVDAIEKIAREPSPRLPRLDPAPPVSGGSEGKGLDAAVAAALAAKEVKAAPSEAQAAATPVTQPGAESKPARDTKATESQAVASSQKKPEAEAARDTQASAAVAARDVKPEPVPAKTEARDAKSAEPHITVAAPEPPKPITRPVDDQVAQARLKAVAKQSRSAELTLAEQLGLKVRRVVIDPGHGGHDTGAIGKEGTREKDVALSVSKKLAEALREKGLEVVLTREDDRFIRLEDRAKFANAEHGDLFISIHCNAAAKRKLRGIETYTLNTSADRYSIRLAARENESSEKGISDLQFILADLATKANTEESSRLANQVQRSLVSGLSRKYTGIKDLGHKEALFYVLLGVKMPAILVETSFLSHPEEEERLASGEYQAEVAKAIAHGVEEFLSDRRRVAKVD
- a CDS encoding ankyrin repeat domain-containing protein; the encoded protein is MTDAQHELVRLMQQIDNLHYTQTYKKAELPEAEYLELLGKQQARNAEVVGKIRQLLSEGVSLDFKTVNNHTPLAVAVTQNNVELIRLLREYGADIHATMGWDTPIHRAAEFGADRVVQFLIDNGVDPRGKDPFGRTVLAVARSSRHSKSVVPLLVELLKKTKSQRPPPPKKLKELSEEAVTRYLAGAAPGPLAALATFMESVFVEEHSVTLDGLYASIEEHGAMQPELVFACIGLIREVSTRAPKQKTVKKVSKNVSIHHGDLVVDGNLGVGSLMVTGNLTVKGDAANRQGRQLFVGGDFECNAFYTEGPVIIGGDLRARTVEAVYNDYALDVRGTLKADTLTIDRHQVKAGRFDVRERSEK
- a CDS encoding glycoside hydrolase family 6 protein, with protein sequence MSLHLNGSPLSRRSLASAACSLSAALVIACGAAPEAPPETHEGVSSAALTELVVNGTFSGTTTAPWWSGPNTSSRVDAGRWRVDVAGGTVNPWDAPIGQDGIVLANGQAYTLSFTASATAPVTVRATVQLGSAPYTAPLDQQISLDGTPRRFTFPFTSSLSTGAGQVTFQVGGRGAFTLHLDDISLTTGSSTGSGPLGMTSGFYVDPNSNPATWVRNNSWDSRAARIQSAIASRPGARWFGNWSGDIASAVSGFVAAADAADKLPVLVAYNIPGRDCGSHSGGGAGSPEAYRTWISNFVTGLGTRPAIVIIEPDAVAQLDCLPNDTERQTRLGLLRYATEQLRARAPNTWAYLDGGNATWIAADTMAQRLESAGARNIRGFALNVSNFHTTAASASYASAVNTALNNRYGYTLPFVVDTSRNGNGSNGEWCNPGGRRLGTPSQVGGGAELLLWVKVPGDSDGQCGIAPNTPAGTFSPDLAIRLIDGT
- a CDS encoding HYR domain-containing protein; the encoded protein is MTRFRWCVAAAASAGLLACGSPAEQSASTELASQEQRAAGELNTNILRVRALLTNQNPQVLELIALQPSYSTSARADSTQPTGYTATSSDGVRTSLLEFNFEMLVEAGAGGANGVRYRVSAGRSIGNSSFQFPPVDNVVVRTPDVQPAPTQVQLDSCVGVLQFSLGQDSTCTTAPGDSRSMSAGIGLFERQGKYLGFVRGGVPQNISVFYTVRTGTTVYSNSTTVQATAGCDEIVPVCIVAQQPPPPPDPLPVPPLGGLSGPWELSGETPISRSVNVLGGPRPDYSNRTRSDTTPSAPISEPSTWWSLGSLAEGSGYRMTTSARLGPSRHFMEVNTGYAVDGISVIANQTTPVTRVVDGVSRYPYVMQPAYLHGELRLVDPYVTQHPGAPSSLQSLMFSADFDANGDGIPDRLMNQGTYLSASSSPSATNGSVGARFNPATGELASQYELVLASPFNLRRTWTQALVLRFEAGPQGGGAGAFILRQNQNTHQLGAGERGRIDHAYCFNEVQLDYWTALGRLYNPRALINGGFTGTDWRGRPAAYQLLSGDFTGTPSASQPATRGSIRMSLPEGTYTVARSAVMVNANGQTNNANFSPLPLVLGCGQRLKIVPPHTVSIAPNSECSATGEAPVSGIVRSSGTEVDRIWYQVNGGPEVTLCTNCGIEPTFSFTVPLQACANEIRVFAFTEGMPEASSGAQQIVWDDPNDGPSCEGSACVARTNLPPVARCQDVTVVANGTCSGCGSVNASSYDPDPGDTITCVQSPECASGVGSRQVTLTCTDSEGVSSSCTAMVTVEDQTPPTLICPAPIVVQATEPEGAQVTPGTATVGDACSTPQVSGPQAGTYVAGTHTVTYTATDGAGNQATCNSTIQVLEAPNPPTVTLGNQPRYTQLTHHTLWGYATPGVSGAAVTEVYFTVDGGPHLAPTTVNPVGGYNNVEVDLAEGTHVIEMVAIDAAGVRRSRTTTITVDLTPPVLTVLSPTAGQELSSPVVQVVSSVTDVSPTRVWTQWVMDSEVPSGTGTVTHQVDLVNRGDRVIFVRAVDAAGNVTERFLQVFIGPEPLSPLARDADVAPQVGMAH